GTACTATTTCCTCTTTCCTGCCCCCCCCTCCAGAATATGAGATTAGAACCACCTAAAACTTACTTCAGTTTTATGCAGTCTACCTCTTCTGTGACTGGCATTGCACTTGTTCTGAGGTCTAAGTCCGTACTAGATTTACTTCCACGGTATGTTGATCTCCACCTGAGCAACATGATCTTCTTGAAGTACTTCATGGTGTTGTTTTTTACAGTTACGAAACACATTGTGTTTATCATGCTGTTACTCATAGCAATGCATTCAACTATGTAAAAAGCGGTAAGATAATGCTTCTCTTTCACAAAGATTGTGGGGAAAAAGTCACGGACAATGGTGAAGCCATAGAAGGGTGCCCAGCAAAGAACATAGGCGGTCAAGATGCACATCAGTACCatcacagtttttcttctgcatcGAAGCCTTTTCCTGATTTGTTCTGTCTGAAATCCTGGTACGGTTTTAAACCAAAGCTCTCGAGAGATTCTGGCATAACATAAGGTCATCGTAATCACAGGTGCAACAAATTCAATGCCAAAGATGAATAGGAAGTAGGATTTGTAGTACATCTGTTGGTCAACTGGCCAAATTTGACCACAGAAAATTTTCTCCTGGTTTTTTACTATAAATAATACAGTTTCAGTAGCAAAGTATGCAGATGGGATAGCTACAAGTATGGAGACGATCCAGACCAAGGCGATCAGGATGGTTGCTGTTTGATAATTCATGCGTGGTTTCAGTGGGTGAACAATGGCCAGGTACCTAGAACAGACAAATACACTCATAATGGAGCTTGTAAACAGCATTAATCAGAGCACAGTTCAAAATACATGTGGACAGAATGAGGCAGGAGGAAACTGCTGGCACTGTTAGAGACTGACACATTCATTTACAAGGAGTTAATACATTTGGCCAAAGTAGTGGCCTAGAATGAAGATCCTAAACCATAAGTTCTAGAGCAAATAGCTGAGGAGTTTGTTAAGATAGCAGGTCTTTGACAAGCTGAAAACCTGACTGCGTATTAGGAACTCAGTCTTAAACTCCTGCCTGATAACAAAGCCAAACTGAAAAAGGTGTAGTGTGGTATCATAAACCTTTCAATTTTTAACAGGAATCATGAATTTTGGAGTTACGGATAGActagaagaagagaaagagagggaataTTCCTATTACTGACAAATATGTTAGCAGGAGCTAACGCAATACGGAGATGACAGTGCATCCAGGACACACCATGATACAGCATCAGGAATACTATCGTGGGCAGCACACATACAGGTAAGTgtttaaaatatgcattaatATACACCTAGTCAGGTGCAGGTAAAAGCACAAATACatagaaggaggagaaaaatttGCCTATGCAGAGAACTAtttgaatataaatatatatataacatacatGACAGTATTTCCATTATTTGCCTTGTTAATCCATGGAGCAAAAAGAGTTGAAGCTGATGCCAGCAATGGTTACAGGTGGTTTTTCAGCCACCAGCAAAGGACTATATGTTCATTTGCTGCTCATACACATTTTTGTTTAGGCTGCTGGAGGTGTCTGTAGCTAATAATTAATCTCAAATATGCTTTGTTAAGTAGTGTGCGCCATCCTGTACAAGCTGAGTTAGGTGTTAGCACTTCTTATTACTGCAAAGCTGCACAATGCACTGCAGTGTTTCACAAATATGGAGAAGTAGAAGTATGATGCTTCCAAGACCAATCAAGTGCCCTTGATTCAGTTAAAAAAGGGGTTAGGACCAAATTGCATTCACTCTCAGTTGCAgggttctgtttctttttttcttttttttttagtattttgtttGAGTTGggaaggtgttttttttaagaagctgCAGATATAAGATGATTTTACATTAGGATGCTCTCTAACTCAGATTACAATGCTGCTAAGAGGAGAAATTCCAGTGCAGTTGTATTTGACACAAAGGGCTGTTTGAAACAGTGGCATTTCTCCATTCATTCAGATACTCTTCTGTCTGTATATGTGATAAACACAGATAGCATCCACAGGATTCATTCattctaaaataaaatggagagtCAGTAGAGCTTTTCACAAGCCAGATCTTGGAAGCAGATAAATTGCTCACTGCTTTTAACACCGCAGGCTGGATGTCAAGGGTCAGCAGAATTATTCAGCTTCATTGTGGAGCTgacaaatgaatatttttagaTCAGGTCTTGTGGAAAGAACATGATGGAAGAACGTGTATGTAGTCATAGGTATGCATATCAGCTCAGCAGAAAGTTTGGCTGAATGGGGAAATCTCCACAGCAGAATTTTGTGATGGATTTCCTGGCTGCCATTGCTTACCACACTTTGCTGTCACTGTGGAATGGAACTGGAACACACAAACTGGATTTAGATGAAACTGCACTGGAAGATATGATCCAAAAAAGCACTTAGAACATGCCAGGTGCTCTTGAGCATTCAGTTCAGGGAACCCAGCAACAGCCAACCTCCCCCCTTCCTGAACATTAACAGCATGGACACTGGGTGCTTAGCACAAAATCCTCCTCTTCAGATCTCCATTcacactgcattattttttaagattttgAAATTCTTATATGTTTTCTGCAAATAGACATCCAGGAATACGAAGTAAAGTCAGACCTGTGGGAAGTCCTAAAGGGTAGGATTATCCTCTCTACACAGGTGAACCTTTTAAAATGACCTAAATACATTAAGAGAAATCTAATAGGGGCTAAAGTCAACTACCCACGTGACACAACCAACATGGCTGTGAAATGAATTCGCTTTCTCTGTTTACTAATTCAAAAGCTCACACATAACAATGAAAACCAAGTGTTCTCACAATGAACTTCAGTGATTAATTATTTCCAGGGTTGTTTTAAAGATGTGTGGGGGTTAAATTGATTCTGATTATCTTTTGAATCAGTTGCCAAAACCTATCCAACATTAGCCTAGAGTATCAAATAGCACATGAGAGAAACTGACCAAAGGTTGGTGGCAGAAATGATATTACAATGAATGGTACAAGTTCTTGAAAGAAATCGTAGAGCGTTTAGATGGATAGACAGAGggtaaacagaaatatcataCACAAAAGGTGACTTGTCTTTGTGTAAACAGTTTACTGTATAAGTCTCTGGCTTTCTGTGAGTTGGGCATGTCAGGCTTATATCAGCATGAAGCTGATTTGCAGCACTTGGGTCTATCAGAATCCACAAAACACGGGACTAAGAGAAGAGGAGTTGTAAAAAAGAGCATAGTTAAATGACTTGTTAAAATTCCTGGAGTGAAAGGCAAGCAGAGAAATATCTCAGGACTACAGCAAAAGGCAggtgtgctttatttttgtgactacagcataaagcagcagtgtgctcagctcaCACCATTAGGAAGGCTGCAATAAACCCTCTGGAAGGCTGCGCTGATGGAGTATTTTAATACTTCCTGGACACACTGCAATCACCACTGTTTCATGGGTTCTGTAAATAACATTTGGATATTTCCTAGCCTGCTGCTATGCCATCCTCAGAGAGGCATGTAAAGAGAGAGGTGAGTATTTCAGTGAAGGAGCGTGCTGATCATATTCACTGAGCATCCACTTCTGGTTTGGAGCATCCATCTAAGACCTCAGTACTAACAGATGTTTAATGTAGAGACTGTTGGGTTTGCTCAGTACAGCATGACAGGGAATAATAACCCCATTTTGCAAGCTTGACAGAGGTCTTACCTGTTATTCTCTTTCACACTAGAACAAAAACTGGGGAGAAGACTTTAGAAGTGAGAAAAACATATCCTGTAAGGCAGTAATCCTACTAGGAAACTCACCTGTTAATTCTGTAGTCACCAGTCAactatttctctctctgtgaagaataCTTACTTCACATTTTGTAGTAAAGGTGgggcaaaaggaaaagctctgtAGCCTACTAATGGAAATTCCTTAG
This region of Excalfactoria chinensis isolate bCotChi1 chromosome 3, bCotChi1.hap2, whole genome shotgun sequence genomic DNA includes:
- the PROKR1 gene encoding prokineticin receptor 1, which encodes MCQKKTDMVLEQDEHNPNATVHLNFAAIYNLHDGDLTSMRNFSFPFNFNYSDYDLPLDSEDDMTKTRTFFAAKIVIGVALVGIMLVCGIGNFIFIAALARYKKLRNLTNLLIANLAISDFIVAIVCCPFEMDYYVVRQLSWEHGHVLCASVNYLRTVSLYVSTNALLAIAVDRYLAIVHPLKPRMNYQTATILIALVWIVSILVAIPSAYFATETVLFIVKNQEKIFCGQIWPVDQQMYYKSYFLFIFGIEFVAPVITMTLCYARISRELWFKTVPGFQTEQIRKRLRCRRKTVMVLMCILTAYVLCWAPFYGFTIVRDFFPTIFVKEKHYLTAFYIVECIAMSNSMINTMCFVTVKNNTMKYFKKIMLLRWRSTYRGSKSSTDLDLRTSAMPVTEEVDCIKLK